CACCAAATACTATTAAAAACACATATCTCGCTATTCTGACGTTGTTGTTTGCAATTTGCTTCACTAGGGGGCACTAAAGGGACAAAGTTTCCGATTGGTGCATACACGGTAACAGTGGGTAACTTGAAGATTTGGCCGAGGTTCCTGTTTTGCTTGTTATTTTCTACACATTTGCTGCTGACAAGTAGCCTAAATTCTAAAACTTAATTTACAACTTTGACTTTCGTGAAAGGTTCTATCAGGTACCCTCATAAGCGGAAATGGTTCATAAAGAGTCGGACATCACAAATATCTTCATGCTGTCCGAGCCCAAAAGCAAGGGCGCTAACCTTTAACCTCGAATGAGTAAAAGCTAAACCAGCTTGGACATTTACAGATAACTATTTATAGAAGTAACATAACAAATACATGTGTAAAGGCTTCTAATAAAGTCTTTAAGTTCCCACGTGCATTGTTTATATTTTAACGGTTATAACGAACATTCGTTTGTATAATCTACAAGTAACGTAGAGCTTTTGAACGCATCATTAAGTTTACCTCACGACGGTCGCGTGCTGTGACAACCAATTAGCTAACGTGTGAGCGAGGGCTAATGCAAGCCTAGCTGCTCCTTGTGAATGACAAAAAACAGCGTTGATAGAATAGCTTGCTAATTCTTCGCTAAATTATACACAGTTTTACTTTCAAAATGGTGGTGGACGACGTGCTGTTCATGAATATCCTGAAAGGAAAACGCATCAAACTAACACTAAAGAATTCATCGTACTTTGGGGTCGTACAGCGTATCAATCCAAACAAAACCTTGGTTTTGGCGGACGGTTAGCAGTTTAATCCCAGACTGTATTTATCTTGTCTGTTTAATAGTACATAGCAGTGAAATAGCCTTGCTTTTATGTGATTTTATATCTTTTAGTAAGTGGCAGGAATGGATGCAAATTTTCTGGAACCATAATGTTCTTTGGCCACGAAGTTCTGAACGGTGAGTCCAATATATTagatttatacattttttgttgttgttgtattaaTTGGTGAATATTTGGACTGTGAAATCAACAGTTGAATTTACCAATGAAGCAAGTGGTGACTGTGGGTGAGTACTGTAGTCCTTAccagtttgaaaaataaatgttaccATCGATGACAACAATGTGCTGGCTCTGAAAATTAATGGtaataattgaaaaaaatgttgcaCAGAAATGTGAATGGCGACGGACTTGAGGAGCAGTTGAACTTAGAAAAGTTTCAGCCATACAGAAAAACCATTAAACTGCGTGAGTTTAAGCCAAATTTATGTGTGGTTTCACTAAAGTTACATTCAAACCAACAAGCTTATTTTGCTTTGAAAGATAAATTCACTTTTAAGAGTTTCCTTTCTAGcagatgataatgatgatgatgatgatgaagaagagGAGTCCATCAACTTTGTAGTCATTGATGGGTTCCATGAGAATTTTGGGCCTGCGGTAGGTTGATTTATAGTATGCTTTGCATTGCAGAAGTCACTTGGATGGTACTGTGTTTGTtcaatattcaaactgaaatatGAAGTCTCGGCTGCTACTGCTTTAGGTGATGCACATCAAAAAGCAGCACGTGATTGGTGTGGGAGCTGAAGGAGTGGAGATATTTAAGAATGGAAGACTGTGTTGGCTGCAGGTGAGAAGTTCTGAACTCCTAATTTTTAAATCCTGTCTTTTATGGTTCATTCTCTCACCTGTCTTCACTCGTTGCAAAGATTATGAAGAAAATAACTGGTGATCCATGTCTCTAGATTGCTACCAAAAACAAGGTTTACTTATTTGACGTCCTGCTGCTTGGAGCGCGGGCATTTAAGAATGGCCTCTCCATGATTTTGGAAAGTAAACGCATATTAAAGGTGAGCAGTTCGAACACTTTACAGTTCCTGTTTAATTACAGTGATGATTATTAGTATTGTACCATCTTACAGGTGATTCATGACTGCAGAGCCATCTCTGGAAGTCTGATTGCTCAGTTTGGAGTCAAGTTAACCAACGTCTTTGACACTCAGGTAGGTTTATATGACGTACAGTCACCTCCTTTGCAAAGCAGCATTAGCTACTAAGTCTTAAGGTTTTTTGTGTCGCTCCTCACAAAGTTTGGTTGAACTTGTATATTTCTCATTATTATTTCTGCCTGTTTTAAGGTGGCAGATGCAATGTGCTTCTACTCAGAGACAGGAGGTTTCCTTCCTGACAGAGTCAGCACTCTCCAGGAGGTGGTAAGTCTCTATCTGAAGGTGCCGTCCTCCAGGCTTTCATCTCTTCAGATGAAGTCACAGCTCACCAAGGTACAGCACTCAGTCCCATCTACAGTGGTTTTATGTAATTGATCAAAACACACTAATCGATAACGACATTAAAACCATGTGTTAGTCCACATTTTGCTGCCAAAACAGTCCTGACATGTCAGGCATCATGGACACTGGGGTGAGTATGGGGTGCTGGTCGACATCTTTGGctcatttgtcatttttcttAAGCCATTACTGAGCAGTTTTTACATTGTGGCAGGCCGCATTGTGATGCTGAGGGAGGGGAGTCCATTGCCATCAAGGGTGTGCTTGGTCTCGAACAATGCTTTTAGATGGGTCATGCACATCAAAGTAACATCTATACGAATGCCAGCGTGTTATTTACTTCACCTGTCAGTGTTTTTGATTCTGTGGCTGATCAGTGTATAAAGTGGTGTGTATTTTTACAGGAAGAAAGGGAGATGTGGTTCAAGCGGCCTTGTCCTGTACCCCTGCTGAAGGTGATGGTTTTGTCAGTGATACACCTTCAGCCTCTCAGACTGGTGTTGCTGGACAGTCTCATGAATGACTACATGGCTCTGGTGGATTCTTACCTCAACAGCAGCCACTATCAACCCGATGAACTGGAGCACGTCAATATGGTGAGTCATTTCAGAAACTAGACATTtaagatttttgttttattcaaagATCTGTCATCCTATCAGAAGTGTGTGCCTTTCCAGGATGTTGTCAGCATTCTTGGACTGCAGTCTCTGGAACATTTTGTCTTTGTGGGAAAAATAAAGACTAATTCAGACATGTACTTTCTTCCATTAATCTGACGGAGACCAAACATGTTGGTTTCAGGTCTTAATGAGCACCCGGAGCTATGGCGGGACAATAAAAACAATCTCAAAGTTTGATTTAGATTAAATGTATGTTTATCTCTGTGGCAAGCATTTAGATATTTTCAGTTGATCCATTGGTAGCACAAATACTCTGTTGCTTagcacaaacaaatgcaacaTCTGTCAAAGTCAACCGTTTTGGCCATTATATCAAACTACATGCTCATTTATTAAAAACACTGTTTGAATTGCCAGCGTCGAAAAAAGATTGAATGGATATGAGCAAGAATGAGTGGAACCAACGAGGGGAATGAAACTGAGAGAGATCTCACATTATTATCCTAAACTGTAGAGGTCATTATTTAGTATTGACTCAATATTCTATGGCAAATGGCCCACAAACACTCATTTGAGTAGCCCTGCCCTTCTTAATGCAAACGAATCCGTATGTGTGGAATCGAGACACGTTGGGTTAAACTGTTGCCACTTGAGTGCTTCGGTTGACACATTTAAGTCTTTTCCAACCCTTCAAGCAACTGTtaatgtttttgctgtttttttacaaGAAACACCAAGCAAAATATAGGGGCATTTTACCAAGCAGGGGTCGCAACAGGTTTAATGACCACAGCCCAGCAACTGACAATGATGTGAATGTGAGTCGTTTAGCTGGCTTTTGACTGGTGTTCGGTTTTCACAAAAAAGATATGACGAAGGTCAACATCTCAGATTTGTTGTGTGGTGTGAATAATGCAGAAACATTCAGTTTAGTAAGCAGACCTCGTGTCTTGCGTGCCTTCATCTACAGGAAGGTGTGTTGGAGTTGCCCAGAGAGCTTAAGCAGTTAGACGAAATGCGTCGTGAGCGGCAGGGATCGGCCACCAGCCACTACCCGGTCACAGAAGAAGGTCTGCTGGCTCGCTTCTACCCGCATCCTCAGTCATCATCCCAGACGGCCCCTGCTGCAGAGGACCAGAGCAAGACACAGCCCGAGTCCTTTGAACCTGCAACAGTGGAACCACCTTCATCCCCCCAAATGGACCCTCTTGTTCACCAAAACGTGCATTGCCTTTCGAGTGTCACCACTGTTTCTTCTGGGGATGTCCACGCCTCTTCCAACGCGCCAGCCCAGTATTCGGCACCTGCTACAGTGTTACACCATAAGAAAGAAATGTTTGGCAACGGTACCCTCTCTGCAGGTGTAGACGGAGGATGCAAAGAGTCACAAATGAATATGATGGGAAGAGGAAGGCCATTCGGGAAAGAGCCATCATCTAGCCGAGTCATACCCTCTATAGGAAGAGGGTTTCTTCTCCAGATACCACCACCTCAGATCTCCAGAGAGCATTCCGAGGACATCAAAACTCCAGCTAGACTGGAGATGGCTCCCCCTACCAGCCACACACTTACCAAAGAAACTAAGCTCCAGCCTGGCTGCCATGATGATGAGCTGTCCGAGGACATTTGTGGTGTGAGAGGAGAATGTTTTACTCCAACTTCTCAGTCCCTCTCATCCCCACTGAGCAACTCTTTCAGGTCTTTCAGACACTGAAGGAAACATCTCAAAGCTTTTAAGGATATGCCTCACGACAGCTCATTTGTCATTTTTGATTTTCTAGAGTAACCAGTAGATGGCAGTAAATATACTCTTTTTGCACCAGTTTAATATCGGCTatttgtttaaaacaaaaaaagaaagaagaagaattaaaaaaacatctggattcaggaaaaagaaaaaaaaagtaattgtttACATTTTGTGGTTCACTTGAGTTTGGATGAAAAAGCATTCCTGTATGTTCCttcgttttgtttttgtgttttgtctctAAATCCTTCTGACTTTAGTTTTGATAAAGCGGTAGTTGATTGCACTCTTGTGTGTGATTGCACACATCTCTATAATTGAAAAGGAATTATCTGCTGAGAATCTCGGTTAAAAAAGCAAATGCCAAGTGTTGATTGCAGTTTGGCAATTCATGTTTTGATATTGTGTTGCAAAGAAATAAAACTTTAGCCTGTGGAAGACAATAAAACCAACGAACCAGCCATCTGATAAAACATAGTGTGCTAAGCTTGGCATAATTGATTATCTGTACAGCTTGTTTTCGCTGTTGCAGTTAATTGATTGTGAGAAGCAGGGACAGATATTTATGGATTTACTGTTAATTGAGCAAAAACATTGTTAGCTAACCCTTCTTTTGATTACtaatgacttaaaaaaaatgtgacaggTACTGGCCTGTTGCTTCATTCGTTGTTCACTCCAGATGTGCTTGATCACAGGTATGAGCACCTGTTCTGTTTTACAAAAGTAGATCTTATTAAACTAATTTGCTACTTTAGGTGCCATGCAGATATTTACCGAGGGACACTACACAATCACTTTTGCACTGGTCATCAAAGGTGGTCCCCAAAATCAAGACACGAGCATGACAGCAGGGCAATGCTGCATCCTGCAGTGTTGAATGGGCCCCCCTGAATGATTACATCTTATTGTGACGTTTCTCTACGTGCAGAGGCTTGGGTCCTGTCCAGAGCTTTTTAATTGAAAGCATGAAACAGATAATGTAGGATTTTAATTAACTGGGAGGTAGCCAGTCACAAAGCCTTGTTTCTCTCTTAGCAACCAGCCCCTCCTTAGCTTCTGTTAAACACAAACAGGGTGGAGCCCATCCATATGCCTCTCTTAACCCTTAGAAACTCTGTTGTTCCACCACTGAACAAAAGATCACACACCATCTTAATGCCGATCCACCTGATGTTGTTGAGCTTCTTCACGGAAATTTTTGCAAAGTTTATGCTATCCTGCGACAGCAGAGCACAGGGGATTAATCACAGGTAACTTTCCTGCAAAGCAACCGAATGGGGGCTTGTTTCAAAAATATCTGCGTCACTTAACAGTGAAGTTGTTTAGAAGGGATGATGTGGGGGGTGGGGGAATACAGGTCTCTGTGGGGCCATGGAGGACAGGCTCCTGTCATTGACCACCAGATTGGGGCTCTTATTTTAGAGGACCTTGCATTTCCTCTCCGTCACAATAATGCCTTATGtgctccacttcctgtttctcaGGCCTGAGAGGAAGGAACTGTGCGCTTGTCACACGGTAGTCACCATTTCCTCCCTCCCTTCCACACCCCCCCCAGCACTCCCTGCCCCCAAACTTCAGACAGTGTTATGTCCTTCGGAGGGGAAAGATGTCTGCACCTTCAGCATCATAGCAGGATGTGTCCAAACTATTTTTAGACTCAAGTCGGAAAGGTAGAGCACAGACATAAACACAAACTTTAGGATGTCCAGCTGTGTTGATTTAGCATTTGAAAATGTAGGCTCAACTGTGTAAGACCACTTTTTGTTTTGACTAAGCAGTAGGCTTaagatataataataataaaaaagggtCACCCATGAATAATGATTAGCA
This region of Odontesthes bonariensis isolate fOdoBon6 chromosome 17, fOdoBon6.hap1, whole genome shotgun sequence genomic DNA includes:
- the exd1 gene encoding piRNA biogenesis protein EXD1, which codes for MVVDDVLFMNILKGKRIKLTLKNSSYFGVVQRINPNKTLVLADVSGRNGCKFSGTIMFFGHEVLNVEFTNEASGDCGNVNGDGLEEQLNLEKFQPYRKTIKLHDNDDDDDEEEESINFVVIDGFHENFGPAVMHIKKQHVIGVGAEGVEIFKNGRLCWLQIATKNKVYLFDVLLLGARAFKNGLSMILESKRILKVIHDCRAISGSLIAQFGVKLTNVFDTQVADAMCFYSETGGFLPDRVSTLQEVVSLYLKVPSSRLSSLQMKSQLTKEEREMWFKRPCPVPLLKVMVLSVIHLQPLRLVLLDSLMNDYMALVDSYLNSSHYQPDELEHVNMEGVLELPRELKQLDEMRRERQGSATSHYPVTEEGLLARFYPHPQSSSQTAPAAEDQSKTQPESFEPATVEPPSSPQMDPLVHQNVHCLSSVTTVSSGDVHASSNAPAQYSAPATVLHHKKEMFGNGTLSAGVDGGCKESQMNMMGRGRPFGKEPSSSRVIPSIGRGFLLQIPPPQISREHSEDIKTPARLEMAPPTSHTLTKETKLQPGCHDDELSEDICGVRGECFTPTSQSLSSPLSNSFRSFRH